In one window of Lacticaseibacillus casei DSM 20011 = JCM 1134 = ATCC 393 DNA:
- a CDS encoding YqeG family HAD IIIA-type phosphatase yields the protein MAVFEPTWLVTNIFSLTPASLKQQGIKAVLTDLDNTLMAWDHPEGTAKLTRWLSDLKKGGIQVVVVSNNNANRIHKAMAKLQVAYVARALKPLPVGITKARKELDLKRSEVVMVGDQLLTDIWAGNLAGVRTILTQPLVESDAWNTRINRFFEGFVFKALAKKRQLNYQEDIHGHHQK from the coding sequence GTGGCAGTTTTTGAGCCGACTTGGCTGGTAACGAATATCTTCAGTCTGACGCCTGCCAGTCTGAAACAGCAAGGCATTAAAGCGGTGTTGACGGATCTTGATAATACGTTGATGGCTTGGGATCATCCGGAAGGTACGGCTAAACTGACTCGCTGGCTTTCAGATCTGAAAAAAGGCGGCATTCAAGTGGTGGTCGTCTCAAATAACAACGCTAATCGTATCCACAAGGCAATGGCCAAGCTTCAAGTCGCGTATGTGGCGCGAGCATTGAAGCCGTTGCCGGTGGGGATTACCAAAGCACGTAAGGAATTAGACTTGAAACGTTCGGAAGTGGTGATGGTCGGGGATCAGCTCTTGACTGATATTTGGGCTGGCAACCTTGCCGGCGTGCGCACGATTCTAACGCAACCACTGGTGGAAAGTGATGCGTGGAACACGCGGATCAATCGGTTTTTTGAAGGCTTCGTTTTTAAAGCACTTGCGAAAAAACGGCAGCTGAATTATCAGGAGGATATTCATGGACACCATCAAAAATGA
- the infC gene encoding translation initiation factor IF-3, protein MARDLIVNDSIRAREVRLISQTGEQLGVKSTRDALAIAEDANLDVVLVSPNAKPPVARIMDYGKFRFELQKKERDARKKQKTVTIKEIRLSPTIGEADFNTRLKNATKFLKKGDKVKVSVRFRGRAITHKDLGRKVLEQMADAVKEIASVETHPKMDGRSMFLMLAPRADK, encoded by the coding sequence ATAGCAAGAGATCTGATAGTCAATGACAGTATTCGCGCACGTGAAGTTCGATTGATCTCCCAGACCGGTGAACAGCTCGGCGTTAAGAGTACGCGTGACGCCTTGGCCATTGCCGAGGATGCAAACTTAGATGTTGTCTTAGTATCGCCTAATGCCAAGCCACCGGTTGCCCGCATCATGGACTACGGGAAATTCCGATTCGAGCTGCAGAAGAAAGAGCGCGATGCTCGGAAGAAACAAAAGACTGTCACCATTAAGGAAATCCGCTTGAGCCCGACCATTGGTGAAGCAGATTTCAATACCCGGCTTAAGAACGCGACGAAGTTCCTGAAAAAAGGGGACAAGGTCAAAGTGAGCGTTCGATTCCGTGGTCGAGCAATTACGCATAAGGATCTTGGTCGTAAGGTTCTTGAGCAAATGGCGGATGCCGTTAAGGAAATTGCTAGTGTTGAAACCCATCCAAAGATGGATGGTCGCAGCATGTTCTTAATGCTTGCACCGCGAGCCGATAAATAG
- a CDS encoding TIGR00730 family Rossman fold protein: protein MKIAIYCGANHGVNDEFLQAATQVGAWIAERGDTLVYGGGKLGLMGAVAGSTLQHGGQVIGVIPQVLADRGLAMPDLTDLEVVADMGTRKARMIELADVDIALPGGPGTLEEITEAISFSRIGLNASPTVLFTQDGYYEPLHQMYQTAVDQGFFDQDAFDNLLFSSDLQEISTFIANYQPFGVRQYH from the coding sequence ATGAAAATTGCAATCTATTGCGGTGCCAATCATGGCGTTAATGATGAATTTCTTCAGGCAGCTACACAGGTTGGTGCCTGGATTGCCGAGCGTGGTGATACTTTGGTTTATGGCGGCGGCAAACTGGGCTTAATGGGTGCGGTTGCTGGCAGTACGCTTCAACATGGCGGTCAAGTCATTGGCGTCATACCTCAGGTGTTAGCAGATCGCGGACTGGCCATGCCCGACCTGACGGATTTGGAAGTTGTCGCGGATATGGGCACCCGTAAGGCCCGAATGATCGAATTGGCCGATGTCGATATCGCCTTACCCGGCGGTCCCGGAACGTTAGAAGAAATTACGGAAGCCATTTCTTTTTCCCGGATCGGATTAAACGCCAGTCCTACTGTTTTGTTCACTCAAGACGGTTATTACGAGCCGCTGCATCAGATGTACCAAACGGCCGTAGATCAAGGGTTCTTCGACCAGGATGCATTTGACAACCTGTTGTTTTCATCTGATCTGCAGGAAATCAGCACGTTCATCGCTAATTATCAACCGTTTGGGGTGCGACAATATCATTAA
- a CDS encoding ring-cleaving dioxygenase: MIEHPLLGMNHVTAMASDPQAIFDFMSKTLGLHLIKKTVNQDALDTYHFYFTDDQGTAGTDMTFFTFPNQEKGKKGTNMISRASFRVPSDAALDYWLKRFAEKGVANDGISTQFDAKIINFHDQDDQQFTQQFQLISDEHNHGVADGTPWKHNDVPEEFAITGLGPVTVTIFNLGHMQYVLTEIMGYTKIAEDGNWSLYEVGEGGHGAQVILEHREDLPIAVGGFGNIHHAAFSTDTRETVGMWIDRIKQYRLPQSGYVDRFYFKSEYFRAAPQILFEIATTGPGFLQDETYDEAGIHLELPPFLESKRDEIEKQLTPVKTDWRGR; this comes from the coding sequence ATGATTGAACATCCGTTACTCGGCATGAACCACGTCACCGCCATGGCAAGTGATCCTCAAGCCATTTTTGATTTCATGAGCAAAACTTTAGGTCTGCACCTGATCAAGAAAACGGTGAATCAGGATGCTTTAGACACCTATCATTTCTATTTTACCGATGACCAAGGCACTGCCGGCACCGACATGACCTTCTTCACGTTTCCTAATCAGGAAAAAGGCAAAAAAGGCACGAATATGATTTCACGGGCCAGCTTCCGGGTACCAAGTGATGCTGCCTTAGATTACTGGCTCAAGCGATTTGCGGAAAAAGGGGTCGCAAACGATGGCATCAGCACCCAGTTTGATGCCAAAATCATTAATTTCCACGATCAGGATGATCAGCAATTTACGCAGCAATTTCAGCTTATCTCCGATGAACACAATCATGGAGTCGCAGATGGCACCCCTTGGAAACACAATGATGTTCCGGAAGAATTTGCCATCACCGGTCTTGGGCCGGTCACGGTTACGATTTTCAATCTCGGCCACATGCAATATGTGCTAACAGAAATTATGGGTTATACCAAGATCGCCGAAGACGGTAACTGGTCCCTATACGAAGTTGGCGAAGGCGGTCACGGAGCACAGGTCATTTTGGAACACCGCGAAGATCTGCCAATTGCCGTTGGAGGCTTTGGTAACATTCATCACGCGGCCTTTTCAACTGACACTCGCGAGACAGTAGGCATGTGGATTGATCGTATCAAGCAATATCGCCTGCCGCAATCCGGCTATGTCGACCGCTTCTACTTTAAGTCCGAGTATTTCCGGGCAGCACCGCAAATTCTTTTCGAAATCGCCACAACCGGACCAGGCTTCTTACAAGACGAAACTTATGATGAAGCCGGCATCCACCTTGAGTTGCCGCCATTCCTGGAAAGCAAACGCGATGAAATCGAAAAACAGCTCACACCAGTCAAAACCGATTGGCGCGGTCGTTAA
- the rpmI gene encoding 50S ribosomal protein L35, with product MPKFKTHRASAKRFKKTASGALKRGHAYTSHRFHGKTKKQRRQLRKSALVSHSDMKRIRQMLSQMK from the coding sequence ATGCCAAAATTCAAGACCCACCGCGCTTCCGCAAAGCGTTTTAAGAAAACCGCATCAGGTGCCCTTAAGCGCGGTCACGCATACACGTCACACCGTTTCCACGGCAAGACGAAGAAGCAGCGTCGTCAATTGCGTAAGTCAGCATTGGTATCCCACTCAGATATGAAGCGGATCCGCCAGATGCTCAGCCAGATGAAATAA
- a CDS encoding glycyl-radical enzyme activating protein, producing MSNELGLVFNIQKFSLNDGPGIRTVVFFKGCPLRCKWCSNPESQSGKPEPMYDESKQRNVTVGRWYTVDDVMKIIVQDMDFYEESGGGVTLSGGEILFQPTFVTALAKACHNASINVACETTGYANPKVFTDLAQYIDLMYYDCKQWDSDKHRAGTNARNELILKNLQTAMQMQKLTVRVRIPVIPGFNYSDDDARHFGELFNRIHVPEVELLPFHQFGLKKYEDLHREYALKDVKQLQTSDLESFQEILQQAGIKATINGW from the coding sequence ATGTCCAATGAACTAGGACTAGTATTCAATATTCAGAAGTTTAGCCTCAATGATGGTCCGGGCATTAGAACGGTCGTGTTCTTTAAAGGTTGTCCATTGCGTTGTAAGTGGTGTTCAAACCCTGAATCACAATCGGGGAAACCGGAACCTATGTACGATGAATCGAAGCAACGCAATGTGACAGTCGGGCGATGGTATACCGTTGATGATGTGATGAAAATCATTGTTCAGGATATGGATTTTTATGAAGAATCCGGTGGGGGTGTCACGCTTTCCGGTGGTGAGATTCTTTTTCAGCCTACTTTTGTCACGGCATTAGCAAAGGCGTGCCACAATGCCAGCATTAATGTTGCGTGCGAAACAACTGGCTATGCTAATCCAAAAGTGTTCACGGATCTGGCTCAGTACATTGACTTGATGTATTACGACTGTAAGCAATGGGATTCTGACAAGCATCGAGCAGGGACAAATGCGCGCAATGAACTTATTTTGAAAAATTTGCAAACGGCGATGCAGATGCAAAAACTGACTGTACGTGTTCGCATACCAGTTATTCCCGGCTTTAATTATAGTGATGATGATGCGAGGCATTTTGGCGAACTATTCAATCGTATTCATGTCCCAGAAGTGGAGTTGTTGCCGTTTCACCAATTTGGTCTCAAGAAGTACGAAGACTTGCATCGAGAGTATGCCTTGAAGGATGTTAAGCAGCTTCAGACAAGCGACCTCGAAAGCTTTCAAGAAATCTTGCAACAAGCGGGGATAAAAGCAACTATTAACGGTTGGTAA
- the rplT gene encoding 50S ribosomal protein L20: protein MPRVKGGTVTRKRRKKVLKLAKGYRGAKHLLFKAASAQVMVSYRYAFRDRRAKKRDFRRLWIARINAAARMNDISYSKLMHGLKLANVDMNRKMLADLAVSDPDGFKALADTAKKALA, encoded by the coding sequence ATGCCACGTGTTAAAGGTGGAACAGTTACTCGTAAGCGTCGTAAGAAGGTACTGAAACTCGCTAAGGGTTATCGTGGTGCCAAGCATTTACTGTTTAAGGCAGCAAGTGCCCAGGTCATGGTTTCGTATCGCTATGCATTCCGCGATCGCCGCGCCAAGAAGCGTGATTTTCGGCGTCTTTGGATTGCCCGGATTAACGCAGCTGCACGTATGAACGACATTTCATACAGCAAGTTGATGCACGGTCTGAAACTCGCCAATGTTGACATGAACCGTAAGATGCTCGCTGATCTTGCTGTCAGCGACCCAGACGGCTTCAAGGCTTTGGCGGATACCGCTAAAAAAGCTTTGGCTTAA
- a CDS encoding NADP-dependent oxidoreductase, translating to MQRFGFEEYGKPSVFKSIEAPVPEPKAGQVQLQVLGFGLNPYDASLRRGEQAAFRKVKFPVVPGTDVVGRITKLGEGVTDFAVGDVVLNYRPIGGYSEFVTASTSKVYKKPTALSFLDAAALPQVGLAAFNILHYMLNLKPGETLGVVGASGGVGANLVQIAKFEKLHVIAVAGEQHREYLRQLGADQIFGYTDDLPEDAADAVVNAVFGAADHGAALKLVKPNGQYVTTAYADVDLSSKPDVTHLQLNPSKDYSVHDGFAYLTDVAQKWGLQVRVAQAFPFNVDGMIAGHEMLETHHALGKLVVMQGRHIIHPIRKEVNHL from the coding sequence ATGCAACGTTTTGGGTTTGAGGAATATGGCAAACCAAGTGTTTTTAAAAGTATTGAAGCACCGGTTCCGGAGCCAAAAGCCGGACAAGTGCAGTTGCAGGTTCTGGGTTTTGGCTTGAACCCTTATGACGCTTCTCTACGCCGCGGTGAGCAGGCAGCGTTTCGGAAAGTTAAGTTTCCCGTGGTACCGGGAACGGATGTGGTTGGCCGCATTACCAAGCTAGGTGAAGGCGTCACCGACTTTGCGGTAGGCGATGTCGTTTTGAATTATCGTCCAATCGGCGGTTATAGTGAATTTGTGACGGCCTCGACCTCTAAAGTTTACAAAAAGCCGACTGCGCTAAGCTTTTTGGATGCCGCGGCGTTACCGCAAGTCGGCTTGGCGGCTTTTAACATTCTTCACTATATGTTGAATCTCAAACCTGGAGAAACGCTGGGCGTTGTCGGTGCCAGTGGTGGCGTCGGTGCCAACTTGGTGCAAATTGCCAAGTTTGAAAAGTTGCACGTCATCGCCGTGGCTGGTGAGCAGCATCGTGAGTATCTGCGGCAATTAGGCGCCGATCAAATCTTCGGCTACACCGACGATTTGCCGGAAGATGCAGCCGATGCTGTGGTCAATGCCGTGTTTGGTGCTGCCGATCATGGCGCTGCATTAAAACTTGTTAAGCCAAACGGTCAGTATGTCACAACGGCTTATGCCGATGTTGATCTCAGCAGCAAACCAGACGTGACCCATTTGCAGTTAAATCCGTCGAAGGACTACTCGGTGCATGATGGCTTTGCCTATCTCACGGATGTCGCACAAAAATGGGGACTACAGGTTCGCGTCGCCCAGGCTTTTCCATTTAATGTTGACGGTATGATTGCAGGCCATGAAATGCTGGAAACGCATCACGCGTTAGGCAAGTTAGTCGTCATGCAGGGTCGGCATATCATCCACCCGATTCGCAAAGAGGTTAATCACCTGTAA
- a CDS encoding IS30 family transposase: MQKQDSTHRQKGQHLTSLERGKVAGFRQAGKSNRWIAAEIGVCPQTINNEIKRGTVDQVKKSNGKRVYHRQYLPEAAQARYETARLSCHRPDKFASVQVFLTWYVQRAKQDKWSPDASIGYAKRHKLFTPEELVCASTLYQYIDDQRLEIRNIDLLEKTKRKTSHQHHTKAKRLAGRSIEERPKVVERRRQFGHWEMDTIVGKRNGKESVILTLIERKTRCQLLRLIEGRDADSVSYALRGIKREWGACIKTITADNGPEFTALNTAFAGTETEIFYAHPYTSCDRGTNEAHNRMIRQDFPKGMSLDDISPSQVQATQDRLNQLPRKQQGYCTPQQNFEAEARRVRRMAQ; this comes from the coding sequence ATGCAGAAACAGGATAGCACACACCGCCAAAAAGGTCAGCACTTAACATCACTCGAGCGCGGAAAAGTGGCCGGATTCCGCCAAGCTGGGAAGTCCAATCGTTGGATTGCTGCTGAAATTGGCGTCTGCCCGCAGACCATTAATAATGAAATCAAGCGAGGTACAGTAGATCAGGTCAAGAAGAGTAATGGCAAGCGCGTCTACCATCGACAATACCTGCCAGAGGCTGCTCAGGCACGTTACGAGACTGCACGCTTGAGCTGCCATCGTCCTGACAAGTTCGCCAGCGTACAGGTCTTCTTAACCTGGTACGTACAGCGAGCTAAGCAGGACAAATGGTCGCCGGATGCTTCAATCGGCTATGCCAAGCGACACAAGCTGTTTACTCCTGAAGAGCTTGTTTGTGCCTCGACTTTGTACCAGTACATTGACGACCAACGCCTAGAGATTCGAAATATCGACCTGTTGGAGAAGACTAAGCGGAAGACCTCTCACCAGCACCACACCAAGGCTAAGCGCCTGGCTGGCCGCAGTATCGAGGAACGGCCTAAGGTCGTTGAACGACGCAGGCAGTTCGGTCACTGGGAGATGGATACCATTGTCGGTAAACGCAATGGCAAGGAGAGCGTCATCTTGACTCTGATTGAGCGCAAGACCCGTTGCCAACTTCTCCGCTTGATCGAAGGACGAGATGCAGACTCTGTGAGCTATGCATTGCGTGGAATCAAGCGCGAATGGGGAGCTTGCATCAAGACCATCACAGCCGACAACGGACCCGAGTTCACCGCCTTAAATACTGCTTTTGCTGGGACGGAAACTGAGATCTTCTACGCCCATCCTTACACGTCCTGCGACCGTGGCACCAACGAGGCACATAACCGGATGATCCGCCAGGACTTCCCTAAGGGCATGTCCCTAGATGACATTAGCCCTAGTCAAGTGCAGGCCACGCAAGACCGCTTGAATCAGTTGCCTCGCAAACAACAGGGCTACTGCACACCCCAGCAAAACTTTGAGGCCGAAGCTCGGCGCGTTCGCCGCATGGCCCAGTAG
- a CDS encoding VOC family protein translates to MTRLHHVSLLTGDATATIHFYTNVLGLRLVKNTVNQENIHVRHLFFGDYQGTPGSVVTFFVIDRLGHRYDGRNQLGGIDLAIPGDSLPFWFERLQQAGCVISEAADRLTLVDPSDTPVRLIAFQKTLPDHLTVPNDIPGNRQITGLINVDIPVANHEAEEDFFEAMLGQTAEHGQFKLAAGNTLTLKPSLTDDIKRFGRGSMDHFALTVDHEEALPRLGTIAAQHGYEVEEFADRGWFKSLYVRDPADNRIEFATQSPGFTLDEPLEHLGEKLGLPPKFEARRATIESYFKTKGVDFHD, encoded by the coding sequence ATGACCCGTTTGCATCATGTCTCGCTTTTAACTGGCGACGCAACCGCAACTATTCATTTTTATACAAATGTTTTGGGCTTGCGGTTGGTAAAAAATACGGTTAATCAGGAAAATATTCACGTCCGGCATCTGTTTTTCGGTGATTATCAGGGAACGCCTGGCAGCGTCGTGACTTTTTTCGTCATTGATCGACTTGGCCACCGTTATGACGGGCGCAATCAATTAGGCGGGATCGATTTGGCGATCCCCGGCGATTCTTTGCCTTTTTGGTTTGAACGGCTGCAGCAAGCCGGCTGTGTGATTTCTGAAGCCGCGGACCGCCTGACGTTGGTTGATCCTTCTGATACGCCGGTTCGGCTGATTGCCTTCCAGAAGACTTTGCCAGATCATTTAACGGTTCCTAACGACATCCCCGGCAACCGACAGATCACCGGCCTCATCAATGTTGACATCCCCGTTGCTAACCACGAGGCTGAGGAGGATTTCTTCGAAGCGATGCTAGGCCAAACAGCCGAGCATGGACAGTTTAAGCTGGCAGCGGGCAACACTTTGACACTAAAACCGAGCCTGACTGACGATATTAAACGGTTTGGCCGTGGCAGCATGGATCATTTTGCCTTGACCGTCGATCATGAAGAAGCGTTGCCGCGGCTAGGGACCATTGCCGCACAACATGGTTATGAAGTCGAAGAGTTTGCTGATCGCGGCTGGTTTAAAAGCCTTTATGTTCGTGATCCGGCTGACAACCGCATTGAATTTGCAACCCAGTCGCCGGGCTTTACATTAGACGAGCCGCTTGAGCATTTAGGTGAGAAACTGGGCCTGCCGCCGAAGTTTGAAGCGCGGCGGGCGACCATTGAAAGTTATTTCAAAACCAAAGGAGTGGATTTCCATGATTGA
- a CDS encoding fructose-6-phosphate aldolase encodes MEFLLDTIHIADIEKYAKIISLAGVTSNPTIVKKEGKVNFFDHMRQIRSIIGRDQSLHVQAVGQTTDAIVKDAFAIVSNIDEDVFVKVPTNEAGLAAIKILKQNDIHVTATAIYGEFQGRLAIEAGSDYLAPYYNRMINMGIDAKQVIKHLADQIALQHAPTKILAASFHTVGQVNDAFQAGAQAATMGVDILRSALQNPAISNAVLDFTKDWESVYGVGTNIATLADKVLDH; translated from the coding sequence ATGGAATTTCTTTTAGACACGATTCACATTGCTGATATTGAAAAATACGCTAAGATCATTTCTTTAGCTGGGGTGACATCCAATCCAACGATCGTGAAGAAAGAAGGCAAGGTCAACTTTTTCGATCATATGCGCCAGATTCGTTCCATTATTGGTCGCGATCAGTCTCTTCATGTTCAGGCTGTTGGCCAAACCACAGATGCGATTGTTAAGGATGCCTTTGCAATCGTTTCTAACATTGATGAAGATGTTTTTGTCAAAGTACCGACGAATGAGGCAGGACTTGCTGCGATCAAGATTCTGAAGCAAAATGATATTCATGTGACTGCAACCGCGATCTACGGTGAATTCCAAGGCCGCCTTGCGATCGAAGCCGGGTCAGATTATCTGGCGCCTTATTATAACCGGATGATCAATATGGGTATTGATGCCAAACAGGTCATTAAACATCTTGCGGATCAAATTGCGCTTCAGCATGCGCCTACTAAGATCCTGGCTGCCAGCTTTCACACCGTTGGACAAGTAAATGACGCTTTCCAAGCTGGTGCTCAGGCAGCAACCATGGGTGTCGATATTTTGCGCTCTGCCTTACAAAACCCTGCTATTAGTAATGCCGTTCTTGACTTTACCAAAGACTGGGAGAGCGTTTATGGTGTCGGCACTAACATCGCGACACTTGCTGACAAAGTTCTTGATCACTGA
- a CDS encoding alpha/beta hydrolase, which yields MAEENVNYTFVKGDPTVSPLLLLHGQGGNENDLLPIGKYLSPNSPMLSIRGRIQEQGMNRYFRHSENGGFDLANLEQETTWLFSVLNELCQKFNIDYNRFVVVGYSNGANVAARALLTRRDTFHTGIFFHPMALSTVDSQQDLSDVKVWMSHGDQDPIVPAQNFKVLTTYLKEQGADVTIFRHGQSHNLNEAELADAKSWLANSGRLQDWQRR from the coding sequence ATGGCAGAAGAAAACGTCAATTATACTTTTGTAAAAGGTGACCCCACCGTCTCCCCTTTGTTATTGCTACACGGCCAAGGCGGCAATGAAAATGATTTGCTGCCGATTGGTAAATACCTGTCGCCTAATAGTCCCATGCTATCGATTCGCGGACGCATTCAGGAACAAGGGATGAATCGTTATTTCCGGCATTCGGAAAACGGCGGCTTTGATTTAGCCAACCTTGAGCAGGAAACCACTTGGCTTTTTTCGGTTTTAAACGAGCTTTGCCAGAAATTCAATATTGACTATAACCGGTTTGTGGTCGTTGGCTATTCAAACGGTGCCAACGTTGCTGCGCGCGCATTATTGACGCGGCGTGATACTTTTCACACCGGCATCTTTTTCCACCCGATGGCACTTTCAACGGTTGATTCCCAGCAAGATCTAAGTGATGTCAAAGTCTGGATGTCTCATGGCGATCAGGATCCAATCGTGCCGGCTCAGAACTTTAAGGTATTGACCACCTATCTCAAAGAGCAAGGGGCAGACGTGACGATTTTCCGACACGGGCAAAGCCACAATTTGAATGAAGCTGAATTGGCAGATGCCAAATCCTGGTTGGCGAATAGTGGTCGACTGCAGGATTGGCAACGGAGGTGA
- a CDS encoding sugar-binding transcriptional regulator, whose protein sequence is MKDQTQSQIAKTINIDRSTVSRLLKRARAKGIVTVRVNHANTEIFELEEKLRQAFKLRQVVIIPSSASDSVEAKNQQLATAAAHYLKRVIKPHDRVGFAWGTTLAGMIGQLNHPVHTNAIFVPLVGGPSPKNTKYHVNAIVYDATRQFNGKALFIDAAAVQKTQALHDQIVNSQKFQPVRDAWAHLDLAFVGIGGALRQGTSRWRDLLSTQDFDELSDREVIGDCCCTFFDRNGKILRGDLFSRTIAIDPKQLKTTPNTVAVARGLSKAPAINACLRMDLINTLITDQQTAERINTLRDK, encoded by the coding sequence GTGAAAGATCAAACCCAATCGCAAATTGCGAAAACTATCAATATTGACCGTTCAACTGTCAGTCGCTTACTAAAACGCGCCCGCGCCAAAGGCATTGTGACAGTCCGGGTCAATCACGCCAATACCGAAATCTTTGAGCTTGAGGAAAAGTTGAGGCAGGCTTTTAAACTGCGCCAAGTAGTGATCATTCCCTCTTCAGCAAGTGATTCGGTTGAGGCTAAAAATCAACAACTCGCAACAGCAGCAGCACACTACCTTAAACGTGTGATCAAACCGCACGATCGCGTTGGTTTTGCTTGGGGAACAACGCTAGCTGGCATGATTGGCCAACTCAACCATCCCGTCCACACCAACGCCATTTTCGTTCCATTAGTTGGCGGACCAAGTCCTAAAAATACTAAATACCACGTCAACGCGATCGTTTATGACGCGACTCGTCAGTTCAATGGCAAAGCTCTGTTTATTGATGCTGCTGCAGTGCAAAAAACACAAGCGTTACACGATCAGATTGTGAATTCACAAAAATTCCAACCCGTGCGGGATGCTTGGGCACATCTGGACTTAGCCTTCGTTGGGATTGGCGGGGCGTTGAGACAAGGAACAAGTCGTTGGCGTGACCTGCTGTCAACTCAGGATTTTGACGAGCTGTCTGATCGCGAAGTCATTGGCGATTGCTGTTGTACTTTTTTCGATCGTAACGGTAAAATACTGCGCGGTGATCTATTTTCACGTACGATTGCGATCGATCCCAAGCAATTAAAAACCACGCCCAACACCGTTGCGGTTGCGCGTGGTTTATCAAAAGCGCCAGCAATCAACGCTTGCTTACGGATGGATCTAATCAACACTTTAATCACCGATCAACAAACTGCGGAACGGATCAATACGCTGAGAGACAAATAA
- a CDS encoding DeoR/GlpR family DNA-binding transcription regulator encodes MGEKRIDRILDRVNQVGEIEVSQLAKELAVSQVTIRKDLTTLEDKGLLRRQHGVAILNDPANLRFRLAQHYETKEKIAAKAAAQVKDHSTIMIESGSTCALLAETLGKEGKQITIITISSFIADYVSNYPNLSVILLGGNYQATAQVSVGPLTKQMLANFQVQQLFVGTDGFSAQQGFYGNDILRTEIVQAMARQSRFVTILTDSSKFNSVSLVHQLDFADINQVITDKGIPQAAQQALEDADVKVTIV; translated from the coding sequence ATGGGAGAAAAGCGCATTGACCGTATCCTTGATCGCGTTAATCAAGTCGGAGAGATTGAAGTTTCTCAGTTAGCGAAAGAACTTGCAGTTTCGCAGGTTACAATCAGAAAAGATCTAACGACTCTCGAGGATAAAGGTCTGTTACGAAGGCAGCATGGGGTCGCGATTCTAAACGATCCAGCCAATTTACGTTTTCGCTTGGCACAACATTATGAAACTAAGGAGAAAATCGCAGCTAAAGCAGCAGCGCAGGTCAAGGATCATAGTACGATCATGATTGAATCTGGATCGACTTGTGCCTTACTAGCCGAAACCCTCGGTAAAGAAGGCAAGCAAATAACCATCATTACGATTTCAAGTTTTATTGCGGATTATGTCAGCAATTATCCAAATTTAAGCGTGATCTTGCTGGGCGGGAACTATCAAGCTACTGCGCAGGTTTCTGTTGGTCCATTGACAAAGCAAATGTTAGCGAATTTTCAGGTGCAGCAGTTGTTTGTCGGCACAGACGGTTTCAGTGCTCAGCAAGGTTTTTATGGCAATGATATCCTTCGCACCGAAATCGTTCAGGCAATGGCGCGGCAATCCCGGTTTGTGACTATCCTGACTGATTCGAGTAAATTCAATTCTGTTAGTCTTGTGCATCAGTTAGATTTCGCAGACATTAATCAAGTGATCACAGATAAAGGGATTCCACAAGCGGCTCAACAAGCTTTAGAAGACGCAGATGTCAAGGTGACCATTGTATGA